A window of Rhododendron vialii isolate Sample 1 chromosome 13a, ASM3025357v1 contains these coding sequences:
- the LOC131314329 gene encoding putative receptor-like protein kinase At3g47110 isoform X2 produces MTAHVGDFGLARFLSDSLLTISQPQTSSIWIRGRVGYVAPEYGMGSKSSIQGDVYSFGILIPEMFTGRRPTDMIFEDGWNLHQFTKTALPERVMEIANLSLLSELPSVDENITTGNGKIKECLVAVLTIGVSCSMESPVE; encoded by the exons ATGACTGCTCATGTGGGCGATTTTGGACTAGCAAGGTTTCTATCTGATAGCCTACTCACTATTTCTCAGCCTCAAACAAGCTCAATTTGGATAAGAGGAAGAGTTGGCTACGTTGCTCCTG AGTATGGCATGGGAAGTAAGTCGTCGATTCAGGGAGATGTCTACAGCTTTGGAATTCTCATACCGGAGATGTTTACAGGAAGGAGACCCACGGATATGATATTCGAGGATGGTTGGAACCTCCATCAGTTTACTAAGACAGCACTTCCCGAAAGAGTGATGGAGATTGCTAATCTGTCTCTGTTATCAGAACTTCCCAGTGTCGATGAAAACATAACGACGGGAAATGGCAAAATAAAGGAGTGTTTGGTTGCAGTGCTGACAATCGGAGTTTCATGCTCAATGGAATCACCTGTGGAGTGA
- the LOC131313840 gene encoding putative receptor-like protein kinase At3g47110 has translation MPKNLGSLKDLLRFTVSGNQLETDEAEGFSFLNSLTNCSNLKFVGIGGNRFKGELPTSIANFSTTLQVIEAEDNQISGSIPEGITNLIGLMRLDISGNSFTGEIPEGIGKFERLGVLRLFDNRISGAIPETIGNITKLQRLYLYNNYLSGNIPPSLENCKQLEVLLLFSNNLTGFIPKEVVSLPRTLSFMLAQNSLSGPLPVEVGNMSKLIELDVLNNRLSGEIPSTLSKCIMLESLNLGDNLFGGRIPSALNSLKSLHTLDLSRNNLSGQIQAYLQNFTLLQYLNLSYNDLDGEVPEQGVFRNISAFSIVGNRKLCGGIKSLGLPSCQVPVKQKRGTSLAVKIAIPVAISCLVQLAFLLVCLCRKKRSESSPSIMLPTDEQFRQVSYSELVQATNQFSSSNLIGEGRYGFVCRGVLGNDGTAVAVKVLKLTEKGAAKSFMAECNALRNIRHRNLIKIVTTCSSIDSKGNDFKALIFEFMPNGSLEEWLHQSEGDQIEHPRSLSLTQRLSIAIDMASALEYLHHHCQAAIVHGDLKPSNILLGHDMTARVSDFGLARYLSDSLPTISQTASSSTGIRGTVGYVAPGIKASIQGDVYSFGILLLEMFTGRKPTYMTFEDGQNIHQFTKAVLPERVMEIAEPSLFSEVGSDDDDNKTREGKIKDCLVAVLTIGVSCSVEPPRERMDMRDAVAELCKTKEYGMGGMVSAQGDLYSYGFLLLEMFTGRRPTDDQFKDNCNLHNFVALSLPDQVMGNVDQSALHHQVVGEATGGTSFRSDLRGEQVECLVSVFQIGVACLAEYPHNRLNMKQVLKELPSARDNFLGNRLLIIAIDSPVIILDFHRPRVLHYSPPDQVDPVLLVLVVIGDEVHGEPIGGDLESVGLVDDILGALDSEAVADRDDAAGGVLGNEGTTVAVKVLKLTEKGAAKSFMAECNALRNIRHRTSSTLVQRLSIATDMASGLEYLHHHCQAEIAHGDLKPSNILLGLDMTARVGRKPTDTTFEDGLNIHQFTKATLPKRVMEIAKPSPFSEVGGDDNDNKMREGKIKDCLVVVLTIGVSCSMEPPGERMDMRDVYGMGCMVSTQGDVYNFEVLLLELFTGRQPSDESFEDNLNLHNFVKMALPSKVLEIVDRSAIQIAEDTEKLAEVGCSTNPRSELSACLVSVVSSTQLHLGTSIGIQNRFVCTVHLQNSMKYLTCNIE, from the exons ATGCCTAAAAATCTCGGAAGCTTAAAAGACCTATTAAGGTTCACAGTTAGTGGAAATCAGTTAGAGACGGATGAGGCAGAAGGGTTCAGCTTTCTAAATTCGTTAACTAACTGCAGCAATCTCAAGTTTGTGGGCATAGGTGGTAACAGGTTCAAAGGTGAATTACCCACTTCAATTGCTAACTTTTCAACTACTCTACAAGTGATTGAAGCAGAAGATAACCAGATATCAGGGAGCATACCTGAAGGAATCACAAATTTAATTGGCCTTATGAGATTGGACATATCCGGAAACTCGTTTACCGGAGAAATTCCCGAGGGTATCGGCAAATTTGAAAGACTGGGGGTACTGCGCTTGTTTGATAACAGAATTTCAGGGGCAATTCCTGAAACAATTGGAAACATCACAAAATTGCAGCGATTATACTTGTACAATAATTACTTGAGTGGAAACATTCCTCCTAGTTTGGAAAATTGTAAACAACTCGAGGTACTCCTCCTGTTCAGCAACAACTTAACCGGTTTCATACCAAAGGAAGTTGTAAGTCTTCCTCGTACCCTTTCTTTCATGTTGGCTCAGAATTCTCTGAGCGGACCCTTGCCCGTGGAGGTCGGAAACATGAGCAAACTCATTGAACTGGATGTTTTGAACAACAGATTGTCCGGAGAAATTCCAAGTACTCTTTCCAAGTGTATAATGCTAGAGTCCCTTAATTTGGGGGATAACTTATTCGGAGGGAGAATTCCTTCGGCTTTGAACTCTCTAAAGAGCCTTCATACCCTTGATCTCTCTAGAAACAACTTGTCTGGTCAGATTCAAGCCTACTTGCAGAATTTCACTCTTCTACAATATCTCAATTTGTCTTACAATGACCTCGACGGTGAGGTGCCAGAACAAGGGGTTTTCAGAAACATAAGTGCGTTTTCAATTGTTGGGAACAGAAAACTCTGCGGAGGCATAAAGAGTTTGGGACTTCCTTCTTGTCAAGTACCTGTAAAACAGAAAAGAGGAACATCTCTTGCTGTCAAAATAGCAATTCCAGTAGCTATTTCATGTCTTGTTCAGCTGGcatttttgttagtttgtttatGCAGAAAGAAGAGATCTGAAAGCAGCCCTTCGATCATGTTGCCAACAGATGAGCAGTTTAGACAGGTTTCTTATTCAGAGCTTGTCCAAGCAACTAACCAGTTCTCTTCATCTAACTTGATTGGTGAGGGACGTTACGGTTTTGTCTGtcgaggtgttttgggtaacgaCGGAACGGCTGTGGCAGTGAAGGTGCTCAAGCTTACAGAGAAAGGAGCTGCCAAGAGTTTTATGGCTGAATGCAATGCACTGAGAAATATTCGACACAGGAACCTCATCAAGATAGTTACCACTTGTTCAAGTATCGATTCCAAAGGGAACGATTTCAAGGCGCTAATTTTCGAGTTCATGCCCAACGGAAGCCTTGAGGAGTGGTTGCACCAAAGTGAAGGTGATCAGATTGAACACCCAAGAAGTTTAAGTCTGACTCAGAGACTAAGCATAGCAATTGATATGGCATCTGCACTAGAGTATCTTCACCATCACTGCCAAGCAGCAATTGTTCACGGTGATTTGAAGCCAAGTAATATTCTGCTTGGTCATGACATGACTGCTCGTGTGAGCGATTTTGGATTGGCAAGGTATTTGTCTGATAGCCTGCCCACTATTTCTCAAACTGCATCAAGTTCAACTGGGATAAGAGGAACAGTTGGCTACGTTGCTCCTGGAAT TAAGGCATCGATTCAGGGAGATGTCTACAGCTTCGGAATTCTCTTATTGGAGATGTTTACAGGAAGAAAACCTACATATATGACATTTGAGGATGGTCAGAACATACATCAGTTCACTAAGGCTGTATTGCCCGAAAGAGTGATGGAGATTGCTGAACCTTCTCTGTTTTCAGAAGTTGGCAGTGACGACGATGACAACAAAACGAGGGAAGGAAAAATCAAGGATTGCTTGGTTGCAGTGTTGACAATTGGAGTTTCTTGCTCAGTGGAACCACCAAGGGAACGAATGGACATGAGAGATGCGGTAGCAGAATTGT GTAAAACAAAAG AATATGGAATGGGCGGTATGGTTTCGGCTCAAGGAGATTTGTACAGCTACGGATTTCTCTTGTTGGAAATGTTCACCGGTAGGAGACCGACTGATGATCAATTCAAAGATAATTGTAACCTTCACAATTTCGTCGCACTCTCATTGCCAGATCAAGTAATGGGGAATGTGGACCAATCTGCTCTGCACCATCAAGTAGTAGGAGAAGCTACAGGTGGTACTTCATTTCGGAGTGACCTGAGAGGTGAACAGGTTGAGTGTTTAGTTTCTGTTTTTCAAATTGGAGTTGCATGTTTAGCAGAATATCCGCACAACAGATTGAACATGAAGCAAGTTTTGAAGGAACTGCCTTCAGCAAGGGACAATTTTCTTGGAAATAGATTGCTTATTATAGCAATTGACAGTCCTGTTATCATACTAGATTT TCACCGACCTCGAGTGCTGCACTATAGCCCTCCCGATCAAGTTGATCCAGTCCTCCTTGTCCTTGTTGTTATTGGCGATGAAGTACATGGTGAACCGATTGGTGGAGATCTCGAAAGCGTAGGGCTTGTTGATGACATCCTTGGCGCCCTTGACAGTGAGGCAGTCGCCGACAGGGATGACGCCGCGGG aggtgttttgggtaatgAAGGAACAACTGTGGCAGTGAAGGTGCTCAAGCTTACAGAGAAAGGAGCTGCCAAAAGTTTTATGGCTGAATGCAATGCACTGAGAAATATTCGACACCGAACCTCATCAACACTTGTTCAA AGACTAAGCATAGCAACTGATATGGCATCTGGACTAGAGTATCTTCACCATCACTGCCAAGCAGAGATTGCTCATGGTGATCTGAAGCCAAGTAATATTCTGCTTGGTCTTGACATGACTGCTCGTGTGG GAAGAAAACCTACAGATACGACATTTGAGGATGGTTTGAACATACATCAGTTCACCAAGGCTACATTGCCCAAAAGAGTGATGGAGATTGCTAAACCTTCTCCGTTTTCAGAAGTTGGCGGTGACGACAATGACAACAAAATGAGGGAAGGAAAAATCAAGGATTGCTTAGTTGTAGTGTTGACAATTGGAGTTTCTTGCTCAATGGAACCACCAGGGGAACGAATGGACATGAGAGATGTG TATGGCATGGGCTGTATGGTGTCAACTCAAGGAGATGTGTACAACTTTGAAGTTCTCTTGTTGGAGCTTTTCACTGGACGACAACCCAGTGATGAGTCATTTGAAGATAATCTGAACCTCCACAACTTTGTCAAAATGGCATTGCCCAGTAAAGTACTAGAGATTGTGGACCGATCAGCTATACAGATTGCCGAAGATACAGAAAAATTAGCCGAAGTTGGATGTTCGACTAACCCGAGAAGTGAACTGAGCGCGTGCTTGGTTTCTGTGGTCTCGAGTACTCAGTTACATCTCGGAACGTCTATTGGCATTCAAAATCGCTTTGTTTGCACGGTTCACCTACAAAACTCAAtgaaataccttacgtgcaatattgaGTAA